The following coding sequences are from one Gossypium raimondii isolate GPD5lz chromosome 4, ASM2569854v1, whole genome shotgun sequence window:
- the LOC105780651 gene encoding uncharacterized protein LOC105780651 isoform X1, producing MRKRYIAVGVYCQRKSRYSYSKKSSYLPDLRKLIKRRKMGLKQTIRSLDAFPRTEEHLLQKTQSGALVSVVGLVIMATLFIHELTYYLTTYTVHEMSVDLKRGETLPIHINMTFPSLPCDVASIDAIDLSGKHEVDLDTNIWKLRLNSHGHIIGTKYLSDLVENKHTTRNHDDKEHHDGSAKKPHKFSFDKDAENMINKVKKALENGEGCRVYGVLDVQRVAGNFHISVHALNIYVAQMIFGGAKHVNVSHMIHDLSFGPKYPGLHNPLDDTVRILHDTSGTFKYYIKIVPTEYRYISKEVLPTNQFSVSEYFSPMNEFDRTWPAVYFLYDLSPITVTIKEECRSFLHFITRLSAVLGGTFALTGMLDRWMYRLIKALTTPSARGAYR from the exons ATGAGGAAAAGGTATATTGCCGTTGGAGTTTACTGCCAACGGAAATCCAGATACAGTTACAGCAAAAAGAGCTCCTATCTTCCTGATTTg AGGAAATTGATAAAAAGGAGGAAGATGGGCCTTAAGCAAACTATAAGAAGCCTGGATGCGTTTCCTCGTACGGAGGAACATTTGTTGCAGAAGACGCAATCGGGAGCACTTG TCTCGGTTGTTGGTTTAGTGATAATGGCCACGCTGTTTATTCACGAGCTTACGTATTACCTAACAACATACACCGTTCACGAg ATGTCTGTAGACTTGAAACGTGGAGAAACGCTTCCAATTCACATTAACATGACATTTCCTTCATTGCCTTGTGATG TTGCAAGTATAGATGCCATTGACTTGTCAGGAAAGCACGAAGTGGATCTTGATACTAACATATGGAAA CTTCGCCTGAACAGTCATGGTCATATCATTGGCACTAAATATTTGTCTGACCTTGTGGAAAACAAGCATACCACTCGCAATCATG ATGATAAGGAGCATCATGATGGTTCTGCTAAGAAGCCTCACAAATTCAGTTTTGATAAAGATGCAGAAAATATGATCAATAAGGTGAAGAAAGCATTAGAAAATGGAGAAGGATGCCGG GTTTATGGGGTATTAGATGTCCAGAGGGTGGCAGGAAACTTTCACATTTCAGTTCATGCGTTAAACATTTATGTTGCTCAaatg ATCTTTGGAGGAGCAAAACATGTCAATGTGAGTCATATGATTCATGATTTATCATTTGGGCCAAAATATCCAGGACTTCACAACCCACTTGATGATACAGTGCGGATTTTGCATGACACAAGTGGAACATTCAAGTATTATATAAAG ATAGTTCCTACTGAGTACAGATATATCTCGAAGGAAGTTTTGCCAACAAATCAATTCTCTGTCTCGGAATATTTTTCACCGATGAATGAGTTTGATAGGACATGGCCAG CTGTTTACTTTTTGTATGATCTGTCACCAATCACTGTAACAATAAAAGAAGAGTGCCGGAGCTTTCTCCATTTCATCACTCGACTCTCTGCAGTTCTGGGTGGTACATTTGCATTAACAG GAATGCTAGATCGTTGGATGTATAGACTTATCAAAGCACTGACTACACCAAGCGCTAGGGGTGCATATCGGTAG
- the LOC105780651 gene encoding uncharacterized protein LOC105780651 isoform X2 encodes MRKRYIAVGVYCQRKSRYSYSKKSSYLPDLRKLIKRRKMGLKQTIRSLDAFPRTEEHLLQKTQSGALVSVVGLVIMATLFIHELTYYLTTYTVHEMSVDLKRGETLPIHINMTFPSLPCDVASIDAIDLSGKHEVDLDTNIWKLRLNSHGHIIGTKYLSDLVENKHTTRNHDDKEHHDGSAKKPHKFSFDKDAENMINKVKKALENGEGCRVYGVLDVQRVAGNFHISVHALNIYVAQMIFGGAKHVNVSHMIHDLSFGPKYPGLHNPLDDTVRILHDTSGTFKYYIKIVPTEYRYISKEVLPTNQFSVSEYFSPMNEFDRTWPAVYFLYDLSPITVTIKEECRSFLHFITRLSAVLGGTFALTVNKGWFWIRNARSLDV; translated from the exons ATGAGGAAAAGGTATATTGCCGTTGGAGTTTACTGCCAACGGAAATCCAGATACAGTTACAGCAAAAAGAGCTCCTATCTTCCTGATTTg AGGAAATTGATAAAAAGGAGGAAGATGGGCCTTAAGCAAACTATAAGAAGCCTGGATGCGTTTCCTCGTACGGAGGAACATTTGTTGCAGAAGACGCAATCGGGAGCACTTG TCTCGGTTGTTGGTTTAGTGATAATGGCCACGCTGTTTATTCACGAGCTTACGTATTACCTAACAACATACACCGTTCACGAg ATGTCTGTAGACTTGAAACGTGGAGAAACGCTTCCAATTCACATTAACATGACATTTCCTTCATTGCCTTGTGATG TTGCAAGTATAGATGCCATTGACTTGTCAGGAAAGCACGAAGTGGATCTTGATACTAACATATGGAAA CTTCGCCTGAACAGTCATGGTCATATCATTGGCACTAAATATTTGTCTGACCTTGTGGAAAACAAGCATACCACTCGCAATCATG ATGATAAGGAGCATCATGATGGTTCTGCTAAGAAGCCTCACAAATTCAGTTTTGATAAAGATGCAGAAAATATGATCAATAAGGTGAAGAAAGCATTAGAAAATGGAGAAGGATGCCGG GTTTATGGGGTATTAGATGTCCAGAGGGTGGCAGGAAACTTTCACATTTCAGTTCATGCGTTAAACATTTATGTTGCTCAaatg ATCTTTGGAGGAGCAAAACATGTCAATGTGAGTCATATGATTCATGATTTATCATTTGGGCCAAAATATCCAGGACTTCACAACCCACTTGATGATACAGTGCGGATTTTGCATGACACAAGTGGAACATTCAAGTATTATATAAAG ATAGTTCCTACTGAGTACAGATATATCTCGAAGGAAGTTTTGCCAACAAATCAATTCTCTGTCTCGGAATATTTTTCACCGATGAATGAGTTTGATAGGACATGGCCAG CTGTTTACTTTTTGTATGATCTGTCACCAATCACTGTAACAATAAAAGAAGAGTGCCGGAGCTTTCTCCATTTCATCACTCGACTCTCTGCAGTTCTGGGTGGTACATTTGCATTAACAG TTAACAAAGGATGGTTTTGGATCAGGAATGCTAGATCGTTGGATGTATAG
- the LOC105780651 gene encoding uncharacterized protein LOC105780651 isoform X3, with the protein MRKRYIAVGVYCQRKSRYSYSKKSSYLPDLRKLIKRRKMGLKQTIRSLDAFPRTEEHLLQKTQSGALVSVVGLVIMATLFIHELTYYLTTYTVHEMSVDLKRGETLPIHINMTFPSLPCDVASIDAIDLSGKHEVDLDTNIWKLRLNSHGHIIGTKYLSDLVENKHTTRNHDDKEHHDGSAKKPHKFSFDKDAENMINKVKKALENGEGCRIFGGAKHVNVSHMIHDLSFGPKYPGLHNPLDDTVRILHDTSGTFKYYIKIVPTEYRYISKEVLPTNQFSVSEYFSPMNEFDRTWPAVYFLYDLSPITVTIKEECRSFLHFITRLSAVLGGTFALTGMLDRWMYRLIKALTTPSARGAYR; encoded by the exons ATGAGGAAAAGGTATATTGCCGTTGGAGTTTACTGCCAACGGAAATCCAGATACAGTTACAGCAAAAAGAGCTCCTATCTTCCTGATTTg AGGAAATTGATAAAAAGGAGGAAGATGGGCCTTAAGCAAACTATAAGAAGCCTGGATGCGTTTCCTCGTACGGAGGAACATTTGTTGCAGAAGACGCAATCGGGAGCACTTG TCTCGGTTGTTGGTTTAGTGATAATGGCCACGCTGTTTATTCACGAGCTTACGTATTACCTAACAACATACACCGTTCACGAg ATGTCTGTAGACTTGAAACGTGGAGAAACGCTTCCAATTCACATTAACATGACATTTCCTTCATTGCCTTGTGATG TTGCAAGTATAGATGCCATTGACTTGTCAGGAAAGCACGAAGTGGATCTTGATACTAACATATGGAAA CTTCGCCTGAACAGTCATGGTCATATCATTGGCACTAAATATTTGTCTGACCTTGTGGAAAACAAGCATACCACTCGCAATCATG ATGATAAGGAGCATCATGATGGTTCTGCTAAGAAGCCTCACAAATTCAGTTTTGATAAAGATGCAGAAAATATGATCAATAAGGTGAAGAAAGCATTAGAAAATGGAGAAGGATGCCGG ATCTTTGGAGGAGCAAAACATGTCAATGTGAGTCATATGATTCATGATTTATCATTTGGGCCAAAATATCCAGGACTTCACAACCCACTTGATGATACAGTGCGGATTTTGCATGACACAAGTGGAACATTCAAGTATTATATAAAG ATAGTTCCTACTGAGTACAGATATATCTCGAAGGAAGTTTTGCCAACAAATCAATTCTCTGTCTCGGAATATTTTTCACCGATGAATGAGTTTGATAGGACATGGCCAG CTGTTTACTTTTTGTATGATCTGTCACCAATCACTGTAACAATAAAAGAAGAGTGCCGGAGCTTTCTCCATTTCATCACTCGACTCTCTGCAGTTCTGGGTGGTACATTTGCATTAACAG GAATGCTAGATCGTTGGATGTATAGACTTATCAAAGCACTGACTACACCAAGCGCTAGGGGTGCATATCGGTAG
- the LOC105780651 gene encoding uncharacterized protein LOC105780651 isoform X4, which yields MGLKQTIRSLDAFPRTEEHLLQKTQSGALVSVVGLVIMATLFIHELTYYLTTYTVHEMSVDLKRGETLPIHINMTFPSLPCDVASIDAIDLSGKHEVDLDTNIWKLRLNSHGHIIGTKYLSDLVENKHTTRNHDDKEHHDGSAKKPHKFSFDKDAENMINKVKKALENGEGCRVYGVLDVQRVAGNFHISVHALNIYVAQMIFGGAKHVNVSHMIHDLSFGPKYPGLHNPLDDTVRILHDTSGTFKYYIKIVPTEYRYISKEVLPTNQFSVSEYFSPMNEFDRTWPAVYFLYDLSPITVTIKEECRSFLHFITRLSAVLGGTFALTGMLDRWMYRLIKALTTPSARGAYR from the exons ATGGGCCTTAAGCAAACTATAAGAAGCCTGGATGCGTTTCCTCGTACGGAGGAACATTTGTTGCAGAAGACGCAATCGGGAGCACTTG TCTCGGTTGTTGGTTTAGTGATAATGGCCACGCTGTTTATTCACGAGCTTACGTATTACCTAACAACATACACCGTTCACGAg ATGTCTGTAGACTTGAAACGTGGAGAAACGCTTCCAATTCACATTAACATGACATTTCCTTCATTGCCTTGTGATG TTGCAAGTATAGATGCCATTGACTTGTCAGGAAAGCACGAAGTGGATCTTGATACTAACATATGGAAA CTTCGCCTGAACAGTCATGGTCATATCATTGGCACTAAATATTTGTCTGACCTTGTGGAAAACAAGCATACCACTCGCAATCATG ATGATAAGGAGCATCATGATGGTTCTGCTAAGAAGCCTCACAAATTCAGTTTTGATAAAGATGCAGAAAATATGATCAATAAGGTGAAGAAAGCATTAGAAAATGGAGAAGGATGCCGG GTTTATGGGGTATTAGATGTCCAGAGGGTGGCAGGAAACTTTCACATTTCAGTTCATGCGTTAAACATTTATGTTGCTCAaatg ATCTTTGGAGGAGCAAAACATGTCAATGTGAGTCATATGATTCATGATTTATCATTTGGGCCAAAATATCCAGGACTTCACAACCCACTTGATGATACAGTGCGGATTTTGCATGACACAAGTGGAACATTCAAGTATTATATAAAG ATAGTTCCTACTGAGTACAGATATATCTCGAAGGAAGTTTTGCCAACAAATCAATTCTCTGTCTCGGAATATTTTTCACCGATGAATGAGTTTGATAGGACATGGCCAG CTGTTTACTTTTTGTATGATCTGTCACCAATCACTGTAACAATAAAAGAAGAGTGCCGGAGCTTTCTCCATTTCATCACTCGACTCTCTGCAGTTCTGGGTGGTACATTTGCATTAACAG GAATGCTAGATCGTTGGATGTATAGACTTATCAAAGCACTGACTACACCAAGCGCTAGGGGTGCATATCGGTAG
- the LOC105780651 gene encoding uncharacterized protein LOC105780651 isoform X5: MRFLVRRNICCRRRNREHLMSVDLKRGETLPIHINMTFPSLPCDVASIDAIDLSGKHEVDLDTNIWKLRLNSHGHIIGTKYLSDLVENKHTTRNHDDKEHHDGSAKKPHKFSFDKDAENMINKVKKALENGEGCRVYGVLDVQRVAGNFHISVHALNIYVAQMIFGGAKHVNVSHMIHDLSFGPKYPGLHNPLDDTVRILHDTSGTFKYYIKIVPTEYRYISKEVLPTNQFSVSEYFSPMNEFDRTWPAVYFLYDLSPITVTIKEECRSFLHFITRLSAVLGGTFALTGMLDRWMYRLIKALTTPSARGAYR; the protein is encoded by the exons ATGCGTTTCCTCGTACGGAGGAACATTTGTTGCAGAAGACGCAATCGGGAGCACTTG ATGTCTGTAGACTTGAAACGTGGAGAAACGCTTCCAATTCACATTAACATGACATTTCCTTCATTGCCTTGTGATG TTGCAAGTATAGATGCCATTGACTTGTCAGGAAAGCACGAAGTGGATCTTGATACTAACATATGGAAA CTTCGCCTGAACAGTCATGGTCATATCATTGGCACTAAATATTTGTCTGACCTTGTGGAAAACAAGCATACCACTCGCAATCATG ATGATAAGGAGCATCATGATGGTTCTGCTAAGAAGCCTCACAAATTCAGTTTTGATAAAGATGCAGAAAATATGATCAATAAGGTGAAGAAAGCATTAGAAAATGGAGAAGGATGCCGG GTTTATGGGGTATTAGATGTCCAGAGGGTGGCAGGAAACTTTCACATTTCAGTTCATGCGTTAAACATTTATGTTGCTCAaatg ATCTTTGGAGGAGCAAAACATGTCAATGTGAGTCATATGATTCATGATTTATCATTTGGGCCAAAATATCCAGGACTTCACAACCCACTTGATGATACAGTGCGGATTTTGCATGACACAAGTGGAACATTCAAGTATTATATAAAG ATAGTTCCTACTGAGTACAGATATATCTCGAAGGAAGTTTTGCCAACAAATCAATTCTCTGTCTCGGAATATTTTTCACCGATGAATGAGTTTGATAGGACATGGCCAG CTGTTTACTTTTTGTATGATCTGTCACCAATCACTGTAACAATAAAAGAAGAGTGCCGGAGCTTTCTCCATTTCATCACTCGACTCTCTGCAGTTCTGGGTGGTACATTTGCATTAACAG GAATGCTAGATCGTTGGATGTATAGACTTATCAAAGCACTGACTACACCAAGCGCTAGGGGTGCATATCGGTAG
- the LOC105780299 gene encoding pentatricopeptide repeat-containing protein At3g59040 → MEASHSSSSSIYGSGLHQNLFRRSPLVSAMPLNSRLSFPTTLVANPLPPKLYFSTKHAILRVGQSPRLLKIDGNNPLVGVISMGMLAPRKFFKKRKKVEHFKDAADEAKQKSWRRLMQEIEDTGSASTVLRRQRTNDQSLSKDLVLGTLVRFKQMKKWHYVSEILEWLRDQSWWDFSEMDFLMLITAYGKQGDFNKAEKILSFMNKKCFVPSVVSHTALMEAYGKGGRYNNAEAIFRRMQSSGPEPSAVTYQIILKILVEGNKFKEAEEVFETLLDEEKSPLKPDQKMFHMMIYMYKKAGSYEKARKLFALMAERGVKQSTVTYNSLMSFETNYKEVSKIYDQMQRAGLHPDVVSYALLINAYGKARREEEALAVFEEMLDAGIRPTRKSYNILLDAFAISGMVEQARTVFKSMRRDRYTPDICSYTTMLSAYVNASDMEGAEKFFTRLKRDGLKPNIVTYGTLMKGYAKVNSLEKMMETYEEMRLSSIKANQTIFTTLMDAYGKNRDFGSAVVWYKEMGSYGVPPDQKAKNILLSLATTADEQKEAKQLVGCMETKVNGFSRLLDEEDYNDDIEEAILYEKMGRL, encoded by the exons ATGGAGGCATcccattcttcttcttcttctatatATGGCTCCGGGCTTCACCAAAACTTGTTCAGACGCTCGCCACTGGTTTCCGCCATGCCCCTGAATTCCCGACTTTCATTTCCCACAACTCTTGTGGCAAACCCTCTTCCACCGAAGCTTTATTTCTCTACTAAACATGCAATTCTTAGAGTTGGACAATCCCCAAG GTTGCTCAAAATAGATGGTAATAATCCTTTAGTTGGAGTAATCTCAATGGGAATGTTGGCTCCAAGAAAGTTTTTTAAGAAGAGGAAGAAAGTGGAACATTTCAAAGATGCAGCTGATGAAGCTAAACAGAAGAGCTGGAGGAGACTAATGCAGGAAATTGAGGACACAGGTTCTGCTTCTACAGTACTTAGACGCCAACGGACTAATGACCAATCTCTTTCTAAAGACTTGGTTTTAGGCACTTTGGTTAGATTTAAGCAGATGAAAAAATGGCACTATGTTAGTGAG ATTCTTGAGTGGCTTCGAGATCAGAGCTGGTGGGACTTCAGTGAAATGGACTTCCTGATGCTTATAACAGCATACGGAAAGCAAGGGGACTTTAACAAGGCTGAGAAAATTTTGAGCTTTATGAATAAAAAGTGTTTTGTACCAAGTGTTGTATCACATACTGCTCTTATGGAGGCTTATGGGAAAGGAGGTCGATACAATAATGCTGAAGCCATTTTTAGAAGGATGCAGTCTTCAGGCCCTGAACCTTCTGCTGTGACATATCAAATAATCCTTAAAATACTAGTTGAG GGGAACAAATTTAAGGAAGCCGAAGAAGTTTTTGAGACACTTTTGGATGAGGAAAAATCTCCTTTGAAGCCTGACCAAAAAATGTTTCACATGATGATTTATATGTATAAGAAGGCTGGGAGTTATGAGAAGGCCCGTAAACTATTTGCGCTGATGGCTGAACGAGGAGTTAAGCAATCCACAGTCACTTACAATAGTCTTATGTCATTTGAAACTAATTACAAGGAAGTGTCAAAGATATATGATCAG ATGCAAAGAGCTGGTCTTCACCCTGACGTGGTGAGTTATGCCTTGCTCATTAATGCTTATGGCAAAGCCAGGAGGGAAGAGGAAGCATTGGCTGTTTTTGAGGAAATGTTGGATGCTGGAATCAG GCCTACCCGTAAGTCCTATAATATTTTGCTTGATGCATTTGCAATCTCGGGAATGGTGGAGCAAGCTCGGACTGTTTTCAAAAGCATGAGAAGAGACAG ATATACCCCTGACATTTGTTCTTATACAACTATGCTATCAGCTTATGTCAATGCATCTGATATGGAGGGTGCTGAAAAATTCTTCACAAGACTGAAACGAGATGGACTTAAACCCAATATTGTCACATACGGGACACTGATGAAAGGGTATGCTAAGGTAAATAGTCTCGAGAAGATGATGGAGACATATGAAGAAATGCGATTAAGCAGTATCAAAGCGAATCAAACCATCTTCACAACTCTCATGGATGCATACGGAAAGAATAGGGATTTTGGTAGTGCTGTTGTTTGGTACAAAGAAATGGGATCTTATGGTGTTCCACCCGATCAGAAAGCGAAAAACATCCTTTTGTCTTTGGCAACAACTGCAGATGAACAAAAGGAGGCAAAACAACTTGTAGGGTGCATGGAGACTAAGGTGAATGGATTTTCGAGGCTTCTTGATGAAGAAGATTACAATGATGATATAGAGGAGGCCATATTGTATGAAAAAATGGGTCGATTATAG
- the LOC105780263 gene encoding uncharacterized protein LOC105780263 produces the protein MKRYRNGEIWDFEHEVAVATNRPVILGLDGGTTSTVCICMPIMPFSDALPDPLPVLARAVAGCSNHNSVGETAARETLEQVMADALSKSGSNRSAVRAVCLAVSGVNHPTDQQRILTWLRDIFPTQVKLYVRNDAVAALASGTMGKLHGCVLIAGTGTIAYGFTEDGREARAAGAGPVLGDWGSGYGIAALALTAVIRAHDGRGPHTMLTSTILQTLGLSSADELIGWTYADPSWARIAALVPVVVSCAEAGDEVANKILKEAVQELALSVKAVVQRLGLCGADRKNSFPLVMVGGVLEANQRWDIGREVMDFISKDYPGAHPIRPKVEPAVGAALLALNEFMKECVQEAYRR, from the exons ATGAAGAGATATAGGAATGGGGAAATCTGGGACTTCGAGCACGAGGTGGCGGTGGCGACGAACCGGCCGGTTATTTTAGGATTGGATGGTGGAACCACTTCTACTGTCTGCATTTGTATGCCAATTATGCCTTTCTCCGACGCCCTTCCCGACCCTCTTCCCGTTCTCGCCCGTGCCGTCGCCGGCTGCTCCAATCATAACAGCGTTGGCG AAACTGCGGCCAGGGAAACATTAGAGCAAGTTATGGCAGATGCACTTTCAAAATCTGGTTCTAATCGATCTGCAGTTCGAGCTGTTTGTTTAGCAGTATCTGGGGTTAACCATCCTACAGACCAACAAAGAATATTAACCTGGCTTAG AGACATATTCCCCACCCAAGTAAAGCTCTATGTGCGAAATGATGCTGTGGCAGCTTTAGCTAGTGGGACAATGGGTAAGCTACATGGTTGTGTACTAATTGCTGGTACTGGAACCATTGCCTATGGATTCACAGAAGATGGCAGAGAAGCTCGAGCAGCTGGCGCTGGACCTGTCCTAGGTGATTGGGGAAG TGGATATGGAATAGCTGCGCTGGCACTAACTGCTGTAATTAGAGCTCATGACGGTCGTGGACCACATACGATGCTTACATCTACCATTCTGCAGACACTTGGTCTCTCTTCCGCTGATGAACTAATTGG GTGGACCTATGCAGATCCATCCTGGGCTCGCATCGCCGCACTTGTCCCAGTTGTTGTCTCTTGTGCAGAGGCTGGTGATGAAGTTGCAAATAAGATTTTGAAAGAGGCAGTTCAAGAGTTAGCTTTAAGTGTGAAAGCTGTTGTTCAGAGACTTGGCCTGTGCGGTGCAG ATAGAAAAAATTCCTTCCCTCTTGTTATGGTTGGTGGTGTTCTTGAAGCAAACCAGAGGTGGGACATAGGAAGAGAAGTCATGGACTTTATCTCCAAAGACTATCCTGGGGCCCATCCTATTAGGCCTAAG GTGGAGCCTGCAGTTGGAGCAGCTTTGCTAGCGTTGAATGAATTCATGAAAGAATGTGTTCAAGAAGCATACAGAAGATGA
- the LOC105780391 gene encoding LOW QUALITY PROTEIN: uncharacterized oxidoreductase At1g06690, chloroplastic (The sequence of the model RefSeq protein was modified relative to this genomic sequence to represent the inferred CDS: inserted 1 base in 1 codon) yields the protein MNKKPEMREEMRAKYQFVCVGKKELLVQNLPLSSKGISSMAMNVSSACFSVFSCKKPNRIRAVASEDFASTAALKTDTEDKLKLGGSELKVTRLGIGAWSWGDTSYWNNFQWDDQKLKAAKAAFNGSLDCGITFFDTAEVYGSPLALGAENSETLLGRFIKERENDNPGEEVVVATKFAALPWRFGRQSVISALKDSLNRLGLSSVDLYQLHWPGIWGNEGYIDGLGDAVEQGLVKAVGVSNYSEKRLRDAYERLKKRGIPLASNQVNYSLIYRLPEQNGVKAACDELGVTLIAYSPIAQGHVPLRKYKPENPPSGPRGXIYTPEFLTKLQPLLMRINEIGGNYGKTPTQVVLNWLIAQENVVPIPGAKNAAQAKEFVGALGWRLSNEEVDELRSLASEISPVTGFPVEKL from the exons ATGAACAAAAAACCAGAGATGAGAGAAGAGATGAGAGCAAAGTACCAGTTTGTGTGTGTGGGTAAAAAA GAATTGCTAGTACAGAATTTGCCCTTGAGTTCCAAAGGAATATCATCAATGGCCATGAATGTCAGCAGTGCCTGTTTCTCAGTTTTCAGTTGCAAGAAACCCAACCGAATAAGAGCGGTTGCTTCCGAGGATTTTGCCTCTACCGCTGCTCTCAAAACAGATACAGAAGACAAATTGAAGTTAGGAGGATCGGAGCTCAAAGTGACAAGGCTCGGAATCGGAGCTTGGTCTTGGGGTGACACCAGTTACTGGAACAACTTTCAATGGGATg ATCAGAAATTGAAGGCTGCTAAGGCTGCTTTCAATGGAAGTCTTGATTGCGGAATTACGTTTTTCGATACAGCTGAAGTTTATGGCTCTCCG CTCGCCTTAGGTGCTGAAAATTCTGAAACTCTACTGGGAAG atttataaaggaaagagaaaatgaTAATCCCGGTGAAGAGGTTGTTGTTGCAACGAAGTTTGCAGCTTTGCCTTGGAGGTTTGGTCGTCAAAGTGTCATCAGTGCACTCAAGGATTCCCTTAATCGGCTTGGCCTTTCATCAGTAGACCTTTATCAACTCCATTG GCCTGGTATATGGGGAAATGAAG GGTATATTGATGGTCTTGGCGATGCTGTTGAACAGGGCCTAGTGAAGGCGGTTGGTGTATCAAACTACAGTG AGAAGCGACTTCGTGATGCTTATGAAAGGCTCAAGAAGAGAGGAATTCCTCTAGCTTCGAACCAAGTGAATTACAGTCTCATATACAGGTTACCTGAGCAGAATGGAGTAAAAGCTGCTTGTGATGAGCTTGGGGTCACGTTGATTGCTTATTCTCCTATTGCACAAGGTCAT GTGCCCTTACGGAAATATAAACCAGAAAATCCGCCATCTGGACCTAGAG GGATTTACACTCCGGAGTTTTTAACTAAG CTCCAACCTCTCCTTATGAGAATTAATGAAATAGGAGGGAACTATGGGAAAACTCCAACACAG GTGGTGCTCAACTGGTTAATAGCACAGGAGAATGTTGTGCCAATCCCAGGAGCCAAAAATGCTGCACAAGCTAAGGAATTTGTAGGTGCCCTTGGCTGGAGACTAAGCAACGAAGAAGTGGATGAGCTACGGTCACTGGCATCGGAGATAAGTCCTGTTACCGGTTTTCCTGTGGAGAAGCTGTAA